From the Quercus lobata isolate SW786 chromosome 6, ValleyOak3.0 Primary Assembly, whole genome shotgun sequence genome, one window contains:
- the LOC115994580 gene encoding probable serine/threonine-protein kinase PIX13, whose product MGLCLGSLAHGPPAEAEANTTATTTPVGSSKIIESSGTSSSNGKSLFSEGASMLSMDDYPDGKILESPNLKEFTFTDLKTATKNFKSDSVLGEGGFGRVFKGWVDEKTLAPSKAGIGMVVAIKKLNSESMQGFQEWQSEVNFLGRLSHPNLVRLLGYCWEDKELLLVYELMSKGSLENHLFRRNPNIEPLSWDIRLKILIGAARGLAFLHTSEKKVIYRDFKASNILLDGNYNAKISDFGLAKLGPSGGDSHVTTRVMGTYGYAAPEYIATGHLYVKSDVYGFGVVLLEMLTGLRALDTKRPNGQQNLVEWLKPSLSSKRKLKSIMDIRMEGQYSTKAALQAGQLTLKCLESDPKSRPAMKEVVEELEGLQAIKEKPKDCKTKSTHSTPHHHSQHPIHHRYKHHAAEI is encoded by the exons ATGGGTCTTTGCTTGGGATCTCTAGCTCATGGACCTCCAGCTGAAGCTGAAGCTAACACAACCGCAACAACTACTCCAG tgggatCTAGCAAGATTATAGAATCATCAGGAACAAGCAGCAGCAACGGCAAAAGTCTATTTTCAGAGGGAGCAAGTATGTTAAGCATGGATGATTATCCTGATGGGAAAATCTTAGAGTCACCCAACTTGAAAGAATTCACTTTTACAGATTTGAAGACTGCCACTAAGAATTTCAAGTCGGATTCTGTGTTGGGTGAAGGAGGATTTGGCAGAGTTTTCAAGGGTTGGGTGGATGAGAAGACCCTTGCACCCTCCAAGGCTGGTATTGGAATGGTGGTTGCTATCAAGAAATTGAATTCAGAAAGTATGCAAGGATTTCAAGAGTGGCAG TCGGAAGTAAATTTTCTGGGAAGACTATCCCATCCCAACCTGGTCAGGCTATTGGGATACTGTTGGGAGGATAAAGAGCTGCTTCTTGTGTATGAGCTCATGTCGAAGGGAAGCTTGGAGAATCATCTTTTTAGAA GGAACCCTAACATTGAACCACTTTCTTGGGACATAAGACTCAAAATACTTATTGGAGCTGCTCGGGGCCTGGCTTTCTTACACACTTCAGAAAAGAAAGTCATATACAGAGATTTTAAGGCCTCAAATATACTGCTTGATGGG AATTACAATGCAAAAATCTCAGATTTTGGCTTGGCAAAATTAGGGCCTTCTGGTGGTGACTCACATGTGACAACCAGGGTTATGGGCACATATGGTTATGCTGCTCCAGAATACATTGCAACAG GTCATTTGTATGTAAAGAgtgatgtttatggttttggaGTGGTGCTGCTAGAAATGCTAACCGGATTGCGAGCGCTTGATACAAAAAGGCCTAATGGGCAGCAAAATCTGGTTGAGTGGCTTAAGCCATCTCTCTCTAGTAAAAGAAAGTTGAAGAGCATTATGGATATACGAATGGAAGGCCAATATTCAACTAAGGCAGCATTACAAGCAGGACAACTCACTCTAAAATGCCTAGAATCAGACCCTAAAAGCCGGCCTGCCATGAAAGAAGTGGTGGAGGAATTGGAAGGGCTTCAAGCAATCAAGGAAAAACCAAAGGATTGCAAAACCAAGTCTACTCATTCTACACCTCATCATCACAGCCAACATCCTATTCATCATCGGTACAAACACCATGCTGCTGAAATTTGA